A single region of the Coregonus clupeaformis isolate EN_2021a chromosome 16, ASM2061545v1, whole genome shotgun sequence genome encodes:
- the LOC121583980 gene encoding nodal homolog codes for MVRLARLVFCALLVCFFRIGSSEKLSHHSRHYKSSPESSLGYLNSYHPNRYPLYMMQLYRSFKTADSSQSAAVSAADDRPSPHDSDSVLSLIAKGCHQVGEKWTISFDMSSISVSDDVQLSELRIRLPAFSASKRVTLDIYHSRKEDCESDTELCSEERFLLGSFGALPSDTRSQWNVFNVTALLKYWLHQGDAVKQIQEARVGDVIEEEHGSGAPDDREEIDMAYIGHRRKKVHHPTDERVMMVVFSKHNLPRVGESAPTLIRTVEHSKYAILDQVSREAQGRRHKRNRMERVRMAGGIAANATGSAAEAVQRPLCRKIDMWVDFDQIGWNEWIVYPKRYNAFRCEGECPTPVDESFSPTNHAYMQSLLRLYHPDRVGCPSCVPAHLSPLSMLYYRDEDVVLRHHEDMIVEGCACH; via the exons ATGGTACGCTTGGCACGGCTCGTCTTTTGCGCGCTCCTCGTCTGCTTTTTCAGGATTGGCAGTTCGGAGAAACTGTCGCACCATTCCCGGCATTACAAGAGCTCACCCGAGTCCAGTTTAGGATATCTGAATTCGTACCATCCCAACAGGTACCCTCTCTACATGATGCAGCTGTACCGCTCCTTCAAGACTGCAGACTCCTCACAGTCCGCGGCTGTCAGCGCAGCGGATGACAGACCCTCTCCACACGATTCTGATTCAGTCCTCAGTCTGATAGCAAAAG GTTGCCATCAAGTGGGTGAGAAATGGACCATCAGTTTTGACATGTCCTCCATCTCTGTGAGTGACGACGTCCAGCTGTCAGAGCTACGGATCAGACTACCAGCGTTCTCCGCCTCCAAGCGCGTCACATTGGACATTTATCACTCACGAAAGGAGGACTGCGAGTCTGACACTGAACTGTGCAGCGAGGAACGCTTTCTCTTGGGCAGCTTTGGCGCATTGCCCAGTGACACCAGGTCTCAATGGAACGTGTTCAATGTGACAGCTCTGCTCAAATATTGGCTGCACCAGGGAGACGCAGTGAAGCAAATCCAAGAAGCAAGAGTTGGAGATGTGATAGAGGAAGAACACGGGAGTGGGGCACCGGACGACAGAGAGGAAATTGACATGGCCTACATCGGGCATAGGCGAAAGAAAGTTCACCATCCGACAGACGAACGGGTTATGATGGTTGTCTTCTCCAAGCACAATCTGCCCCGAGTTGGCGAGAGCGCACCCACTCTCATCCGTACCGTGGAGCACTCCAAATACGCAATTTTGGACCAAGTCAGCCGTGAAGCTCAAGGGCGACGCCACAAGAGAAACCGAATGGAGAGAGTGCGGATGGCCGGCGGAATTGCAGCTAATGCTACTGGGTCAGCGGCTGAAGCCGTCCAACGCCCACTCTGTCGGAAGATTGACATGTGGGTAGATTTCGACCAGATCGGCTGGAATGAGTGGATTGTGTATCCAAAGCGCTACAACGCGTTCCGCTGCGAGGGCGAGTGCCCTACTCCGGTGGATGAATCCTTCAGTCCCACCAACCACGCATACATGCAA AGCCTGTTGAGACTGTACCATCCGGATCGCGTGGG